Genomic DNA from Flavobacterium sp. N502540:
CCTTACCGCTACAGGGGTTCCTAATGCAACTTTTTACTGGTACGATGCTACCGGAACAAAGCTACTTTATGAAGGTTCTGTATTTACAACTTCAGTCCTGACCGCTGACACAACTTACAAGCTTAAGCAAAAGGATAGTGTTTCTAATACAGAAAGCGACTTTCTGAATGTTGAAGTAAAAATAAGTAACCTGGCAAATCCACTAACTTTAACCTTAACAGAGGGCGAACAAAATGAAATTGTAGCTATAGCAAGTGGAGGAACTTCAAAATATGAATATTCCCTAAATGGAAGCCCCAGTGGTCAATCCAACAGATTTGTCATTACCGAATCCGGCCTCTATACCGTTACCGTTACTGATGAAAATGGATGTACCGCCTCCACTTCGAAATACTTTGAATACACTATTAAAAACGATATTTGCATCCTTAATTATTTCACCCCAAACGGTGATGGCATAAACGACGAATGGGCTCCGGGCTGCTTAGGCAACAACAAAAACCTAACCTATATTATTTTTGACCGATACGGACGCACCATTACAACCAATAATTACGATCAAAAATGGAACGGAAAATACAATGGTGCTGAACTGCCTTCCGGTGATTACTGGTATGAAATAACTTTAAACGACCGAGACAATAGAAAAATTATTGGTCATTTTACTCTTTACAGATAAATACTAAGGAGAAGAAAACGATGTTTACTGGTAAACACCTACTAATTATAATTTAAAACCCTATTTTGTTTATTACACAAAATAGGGTTTTGCTATTCTAAAAAACGATAATTTAAATCTGCTTTAATTTTACAGATATTTATTTACTGTTAGTTTATAATTTTATATAATTTATCAGACAATCTGATTCTGAAAGGAACTTCAAAAGTAACTTTATCACCAATTTTAGCGGTTGAAGTTTCGGCTCCGTTCACAATCAGTCTTTCTAAAACCAATTCCTGATTACCGGTTGTTGGTCCTGAGATTAAGATTTTGTCACCACTGTTTAACTCTTGGTTTTCAATCGTAAACTGTGCCACCTGTGCTTTTACATAATAATGTTCTGCTTTTCCAAGAAGTGCTTTTTTTACTTTTACTTTCTGACGAATATCAACAGGTTTTTCTGCTGCGGCCAAAGCTGTATTGGGTAAATCGCCTGAATGTTTGAATTTCAAATTTTCCGATTTTCCTTTTCTGAAAACTTTGTTTCCAACTTGTTTTCCGGTTCTCAATCGAACCTGATCTACTAAAGGCATGTGGATAATTTCCAGACATTCTGTTGAACAACAGTTTTCCATTGCCGATTTACATTCATCGCACTGAATAAACAATAAATGGCAGCCATCGTTTTCACAATTGGTATGATTGTCACAAGGTTTTCCGCATTGGTGACATTGCGAAATAATATCTTCTGTAATTCTTTCCCCTAAACGATTATCAAACACAAAGTTTTTTCCGATGAATTTGCTTTCCAGACCTTCTTCCTCAATTTGTTTGGCGTAATTGATGATACCTCCTTCTAATTGATAGACATTTTTAAAACCCTGGTGCTTAAAATAGGCACTTGCTTTTTCGCAACGAATTCCTCCGGTGCAATACATCACAAGGTTTTTATCTTCTTTATGATTTTGAAGCTGTTCGTTGATGATTGGTAAACTTTCTCTAAAAGTTTCAACATCAGGAGTAATTGCATTTTTAAAGTGCCCTACTTCACTCTCGTAGTGATTTCTAAAATCAACCACAATTGTATCAGGATCGTCAAGAATGGCATTAAATTCTTTGGCTTTCAGGTGAATGCCAATATTGGTTACATCAAAAGTTTCGTCATTCAAACCGTCGGCAACAATTTTGTGACGAACTTTGATCGTTAGTTTTAAAAAGGAATGATCATCATGTTCTACGGCTTCATTCAAACGAATGCCTTTCATGAAATCGTACACTTCCAGAGTTGTTCTAAAAGCTTCCAAATTTTCGGCAGGAATACTCATCTGAGCATTAATACCTTCGTTAGCCACATAAATTCGGCCTAAAGCATCAAGCTTGTTCCAGGCAATAAATAAATCGTCGCGAAATTTTTTGGGATCTTCAATTTTGGCATACGCATAGAAAGACAACGTTAGTCGTTGTTTACCGGCATCATCGATCATGATGGCTCTTTCTTCTGCGCTCAAAGTGTTATACAGTTGCATGCTATAAACAGTTTTAAGTTAAGAATAAGTTTGATTTTTTTTAAATCTGGTGCAAAAGTACCATTTATTTTCAGATTAAAAATGCTATTAACATTTCATCTCATTTTTTCATCTCAGAAAAAAGCCCCAATTTTATAGATGCTTGTTATTTTATCATTCAAAAGCCCATCCTGTTTCTGTAAAAGGGTTAATCCAAATACCGTCGTAAGTAAACAGAACAGCTGCAGAAATTCTTTTTTTTACTTTTTGCTAAAAAAATGTTAACTTAGCTATGCACATATTTGGTTTCTAGTTAGTTGAATATTAATACATCTTAATATAAATTAAAAATGAACAAATTTTATCCTTCTGCAATTCTCCTCCTTTTCTTTCTTTCAGCCTGTAAAAAAGAAACTCCGCCACCACCCAAACCTCTTGAAATTTCAGTTCTTACTGTTTTAAATCAGGATGTAAATGTAGAATCCGAATACACCGGACAGACTTATGGTCAGTCAGACATTCAGATAAATCCTCGTGTTGATGGTATTATTTTGAGTCAGAATTTTAAAGAAGGTGGTTTTGTTACCAAAGGGCAGGTGTTGTACACTATTGACCCTCTTCCTTATAAAACCAAAATGGACGAAGCCGCAGGGACACTGGCAGAATCGCAAGCCGGTTTGGCAAAAACCAAAGCCGATTTAGACATGATAGCGCCATTAGCGAAGATAAATGCGGTTAGTCAAAGAGAATTAATTTCGGCTAAATCAGCCTACAGTGCGTCTCAGGCTAAAATTAAAGCGTCTCAGGCTTCTCTGGAAAATTCAAAAATCGAACTGGGCTATTGCCGTATTATCGCACCAATTTCAGGTTTAATCGGAATATCAAAAGTAAGAGTAGGCGATTATGTGAGACCTGGTGCGGCATCAGTTCTAAATACAATCTCTGATCTAGGTGATGTCAGGGTTCGATTTACCATGAGCGAACAGGAATTTCTTCGTTTGTTTAGAGAATTCAACAAACCTAATTCTTCTTTAAAAGGTTCCGGTGCTACAGTTTCTCTGAAATTATCCGACGGTTCGACTTATCCTGAAACGGGTAAAGTCAGTTTCGCCGACAGACAGATTGATCCTTCTACAGGCGCGATAACATTTGAAGCGGCATTTTCAAATCCTGACAAATTATTACGTCCGGGACAATATGTAAAAATCGGATTGCTTACAGACGTTCGTAAAGATGCGATCGTGATTCCACAACGTGCTGTTATTGAAGTACAGGGTATTTATCAGGTTTACGTATTGGGCAAAGACAATAAAGTCAACATGCAAATCGTAAAACCCGGGCCGGCTGTAAAAGATGGTTACGTAATAGAAGATGGCTTAAAACCCGGAGACAAAATAGCTATGGGAGGTACTTCATTATTAAAAAATGGAAGTCCTATTACACCAAAAGTAATTCAATGGCAATTAGGTCAGACACAAGCTGCGGCAACTAAATAACTTATACACCACGTATCATGGGAGAATTTTTCGTTCGAAGACCAATCGTTGCTATTGTAATGAGTATTATTATTGTGATACTCGGATTACTGGCATTACAAAAAACACCTATTTCGCAATACCCTGACATTAACCCACCTGTTGTTAAAATCAATACGAGTTTTACAGGTGCCAATGCGCTGAATGTTGAACAAGCTGTTGCTACACCTATTGAACAAAAGGTAAATGGTGTAGAAAATATGCTGTACATGAAATCTACCAATACTTCTGATGGTGCTTGTACCATTGAGGTAACTTTTGATGTGGGTACTAATTTGGACAATGCCAATATGCTCACTCAAAACAGGCAAAATCAATCTTCGCCTTTTATGCCTTCCAGTGTAAAACAGCAGGGGGTTGTGGTAAAAAAGTCCTTATCCTTCCCGATGATGCTGTTTACTGTTACCTCAAACAATCCGAAATACGACGCTAAATTTCTAAACAATTATGCCAGTATCAATATTGTAGATCAACTGGCTCGTATAAAAGGTGTTGGAGAGGTTGCGCTTTTTGGAGGCAGTGACTATTCGATGCGTATCTGGTTAAAGGCCGATGTCATGAGCAAACTGGGTGTTACGGTTGATGATGTAAAAAATGCCCTGAACGCCCAAAACATGATTAGTCCCGGAGGAAAATTCGGGGCTGAACCCGCACCTCCCGGTACTGAGTTTACTTATGGTGTTACGCTTCAGGATCGTCTGGTAACGGAGAAACAATTTGGAGAAATCGTTGTTCGAAGTAAAAAAGACGGTGCACAGGTGTTACTCAGTGACATTTCCCGAATTGAACTGGGAACTGAAAACTACAGTTCGTCTGCACGCCGAAACAGTTCACCAAGTGCGGTAATGGCGGTTTATCAAATGCCCGGAAGTAATGCGCTTGAAGTAGCTGAATTGGCCAAAAAAGCCATGAAAGACCTTTCTGGAAAATTCCCAAAAGACATCGAATATCAGGAATCACTCGATACAACACTTGCTATTACTGCCGGAGTGGAAGACATTGTTCACACCCTCTTTGAAGCGGTTATACTGGTAATTCTGGTGGTGTTTATCTTTCTGCAAAACTGGCGTGCTACCTTAATTCCTCTAATAACGGTGCCTGTTTCCTTAGTGGGAACCATTGCCGTTTTTCCGTTATTAGGATTTTCTATAAACACACTTTCACTTTTAGGATTGGTATTAGCCATTGGTATCGTAGTCGATGATGCTATTGTTGTGGTAGAAGCCGTTATTCACCATATCGAAAAAGGTAAAAGTCCGCGGGAAGCTACCATTCAGGCAATGAAAGAAGTATCAGATCCTGTAATCGCAATTGCCTTAATTTTGATTGCTGTTTTTGTTCCGGTTGCCATGACTCCGGGAATCACGGGTCGCTTTTATCAGCAGTTTGCCATAACCATTGCGGTATCGGTAGCGTTCTCAGCCATTAGTGCTCTGTCTTTAAGTCCTGCTTTATGTGCCATGTTATTAAAACCGACCAAACCAATCGAAGAGCAAACCGGATGGTTAGCCAAATTTTTCGCCGGGTTTAACCGAATTTTCGAAAAAGTTACCGGAAGATACCTAACAGGAGCTACTTTCTTTGCCAAAAAATCAATTCGAATTGTAGTCTTATTGGCCGTAATCATGGCTGCCGTTGTAGTATTAGGCAAAAAAATTCCGTTAGGTTTTATTCCCGAAGAAGATCAGGGTTATATATTGGTCAATATGTCACTACCTCCAGCTTCTTCCTTACAGCGTACAGATGAAATATCGCGAAAAGTGGACCGTTTTTTAAAAGAAGAAAAATCCATTTTGT
This window encodes:
- a CDS encoding rhodanese-related sulfurtransferase, which codes for MQLYNTLSAEERAIMIDDAGKQRLTLSFYAYAKIEDPKKFRDDLFIAWNKLDALGRIYVANEGINAQMSIPAENLEAFRTTLEVYDFMKGIRLNEAVEHDDHSFLKLTIKVRHKIVADGLNDETFDVTNIGIHLKAKEFNAILDDPDTIVVDFRNHYESEVGHFKNAITPDVETFRESLPIINEQLQNHKEDKNLVMYCTGGIRCEKASAYFKHQGFKNVYQLEGGIINYAKQIEEEGLESKFIGKNFVFDNRLGERITEDIISQCHQCGKPCDNHTNCENDGCHLLFIQCDECKSAMENCCSTECLEIIHMPLVDQVRLRTGKQVGNKVFRKGKSENLKFKHSGDLPNTALAAAEKPVDIRQKVKVKKALLGKAEHYYVKAQVAQFTIENQELNSGDKILISGPTTGNQELVLERLIVNGAETSTAKIGDKVTFEVPFRIRLSDKLYKIIN
- a CDS encoding efflux RND transporter periplasmic adaptor subunit, which codes for MNKFYPSAILLLFFLSACKKETPPPPKPLEISVLTVLNQDVNVESEYTGQTYGQSDIQINPRVDGIILSQNFKEGGFVTKGQVLYTIDPLPYKTKMDEAAGTLAESQAGLAKTKADLDMIAPLAKINAVSQRELISAKSAYSASQAKIKASQASLENSKIELGYCRIIAPISGLIGISKVRVGDYVRPGAASVLNTISDLGDVRVRFTMSEQEFLRLFREFNKPNSSLKGSGATVSLKLSDGSTYPETGKVSFADRQIDPSTGAITFEAAFSNPDKLLRPGQYVKIGLLTDVRKDAIVIPQRAVIEVQGIYQVYVLGKDNKVNMQIVKPGPAVKDGYVIEDGLKPGDKIAMGGTSLLKNGSPITPKVIQWQLGQTQAAATK
- a CDS encoding efflux RND transporter permease subunit, with the protein product MGEFFVRRPIVAIVMSIIIVILGLLALQKTPISQYPDINPPVVKINTSFTGANALNVEQAVATPIEQKVNGVENMLYMKSTNTSDGACTIEVTFDVGTNLDNANMLTQNRQNQSSPFMPSSVKQQGVVVKKSLSFPMMLFTVTSNNPKYDAKFLNNYASINIVDQLARIKGVGEVALFGGSDYSMRIWLKADVMSKLGVTVDDVKNALNAQNMISPGGKFGAEPAPPGTEFTYGVTLQDRLVTEKQFGEIVVRSKKDGAQVLLSDISRIELGTENYSSSARRNSSPSAVMAVYQMPGSNALEVAELAKKAMKDLSGKFPKDIEYQESLDTTLAITAGVEDIVHTLFEAVILVILVVFIFLQNWRATLIPLITVPVSLVGTIAVFPLLGFSINTLSLLGLVLAIGIVVDDAIVVVEAVIHHIEKGKSPREATIQAMKEVSDPVIAIALILIAVFVPVAMTPGITGRFYQQFAITIAVSVAFSAISALSLSPALCAMLLKPTKPIEEQTGWLAKFFAGFNRIFEKVTGRYLTGATFFAKKSIRIVVLLAVIMAAVVVLGKKIPLGFIPEEDQGYILVNMSLPPASSLQRTDEISRKVDRFLKEEKSILSYTTINGFSMLTNSYQPNSAFIFISLKPWEERDETSKQFVDRLNKKFATQITTASVFGFGPPAIQGLGASAGFSLMLQDKGGNTPQYLAEQTQAFIAAAQQRPEIKRIYTTFNAGSPQIKLDIDNDKAMKLGVPVSKVTEALGAFLGGSYVNDFNRFGRQYKVFIQGEAANRVKPEDLNLIYIRNNDGDMLPISTLVTATKVMGPDFTNRLNLFRSAEIGGSPNDGYSSAQALEALEEVAKQTLPADMGYDYINLSYQEKHSPGGSSVFIMALVFVFLILAAQYESWKLPFSVLLGAPFAVFGAFLGLLLARIGSDAYVNNVFAQIGLVLLIGLVAKNAILIVEFAKEEYEKGKPLYESAMVAAKLRFRPILMTAFAFILGVVPLLTATGAGSQARIVMGMAVFSGMLIATFLGVLIVPGLFVMIENIGKKKEDTNETTENYKDSNTTGHDD